Proteins co-encoded in one Sus scrofa isolate TJ Tabasco breed Duroc chromosome 14, Sscrofa11.1, whole genome shotgun sequence genomic window:
- the EXOSC1 gene encoding exosome complex component CSL4: MLANEQSTSFSFGLRTEAVMAPPVRYCIPGERLCNLEEGSPGSGTYTRHGYIFSSLAGCLTKSSENGALPVISVMRETDSQLLPDVGAIVTCKVSSINSRFAKVHILYVGSTPLKNSFRGTIRKEDVRATEKDKVEIYKSFRPGDIVLAKVISLGDAQSHYLLTTAENELGVVVAHSESGVQMVPISWCEMQCPKTHTKEFRKVARVQPEFLQT; encoded by the exons ATGTTGGCCAATGAGCAGTCGACCTCATTTTCCTTCGGACTTCGGACAGAGGCAGTCATGGCACCACCTGTGAGGTATTGCATCCCCG GCGAACGTCTGTGTAATTTGGAGGAGGGGAGCCCCGGCAGCGGCACCTACACCCGGCACGGCTACATCTTTTCGTCGCTTGCTGGCTGCCTGACGAAGAGCAGCGAGAACGGCGCG CTTCCTGTCATATCTGTGATGAGAGAAACGGATTCCCAATTATTGCCAGATGTGGGAGCTATTGTGACCTGTAAG GTCTCTAGCATCAATTCACGCTTTGCCAAAGTACACATTCTGTATGTGGGGTCCACACCACTTAAGAACTCTTTTCGAGGAACTATCCG gaaagaaGATGTCCGAGCTACTGAAAAAGACAAG GTTGAAATTTATAAGAGTTTCCGCCCAGGGGACATCGTATTGGCCAAAGTC ATCTCTCTAGGTGACGCGCAGTCCCACTACCTCCTGACGACTGCCGAAAACGAGCTGGGAGTGGTGGTAGCCCACAGTGAATCAG GTGTCCAGATGGTTCCCATCAGCTGGTGTGAGATGCAGTGCCCAAAGACCCACACTAAAGAATTCCGGAAAGTGGCACGAGTACAACCCGAATTCTTGCAGACCTAA